In Runella sp. SP2, the genomic window GTATGCGTGGTTTAGTGAAAACCGTCTAGCCAACGCCGCCAACAACTTCAATAACTTACGGCAAAGTTACATCAGCGATTTTGCCGATAGCAGCTTGTACAACGCCGAAATCGACCGATTGGTGAACGAGGCCGAAGCCCAAGGAACGAAGTTTTTGGCCAATAAAGTAGAAGTACAAACCCTCGAATTGCTGTTGACCACGGCGTTTTTTCAGTATGCCGATAAAGCCTACGCGGGTACAGTCAAAGATTTGTTGGATTTGGAGTGGTTTATTCCTCGTAAAAAGAAAAATTTTCAAGCCTTGTTAGACACGCTCGTTCTCGCCAAAGGCCAGCCTATTCGCGAGCCTGTCAATCGTTATTATACGTTGTTGAAAGAAAAACTGCGGCAGTATCGTATCATCCAGCAACAGGGTGGGTGGCCTAAATTGGAATTTGAAGGGAAAGCGCCCAAAAAAGGCGATGAAGATTCGACGGTTTTGGTGTTGAAACAAAACTTACACCGCTGGGGCGACTTAAAAACACTGGATTCGACGAGCATATTTGATGACTCGGTAGCCGTGGCCTTAAAACGCTTTCAGCACCGAATGGGTCTTACTGAAACGGGTAAATTGGACGAAAAGACGTTGGTGGAAATGAACCGCCCCGTGGAAGAACGCATCCGCCAAATGATGCTCAACATGGAACGCTTGCGGTGGGTACCCGATGAATTGGAACCGAATATGTTGTTGGTGAATATTCCCGAGTATCGCTTACACGTGTTTGAAAACGGCGTTCAATCGTGGATGAGCAAAGTGGTGGTGGGAAAAGAAGCGACTAAGACAAGTATTTTTAAGGGAAATCTCTCGTACGTGGTGTTAAACCCGTATTGGGTGGTGACCAACAACATCATCAACAACGAAATTTT contains:
- a CDS encoding murein L,D-transpeptidase, translating into MNKNERYIAIAVGVLLLIGAAVYYQFRQKAPVKQAFAPDSTVYSKQDYTTLVLDSTVLASFFASRSLADSLQSDVSSFYQRRGYQYAWFSENRLANAANNFNNLRQSYISDFADSSLYNAEIDRLVNEAEAQGTKFLANKVEVQTLELLLTTAFFQYADKAYAGTVKDLLDLEWFIPRKKKNFQALLDTLVLAKGQPIREPVNRYYTLLKEKLRQYRIIQQQGGWPKLEFEGKAPKKGDEDSTVLVLKQNLHRWGDLKTLDSTSIFDDSVAVALKRFQHRMGLTETGKLDEKTLVEMNRPVEERIRQMMLNMERLRWVPDELEPNMLLVNIPEYRLHVFENGVQSWMSKVVVGKEATKTSIFKGNLSYVVLNPYWVVTNNIINNEILPKLKRNPGYLARNNMEVVSGNKVVNPYSVKWSSYTKNIPYTIRQKPGKGNSLGKVKFLFPNSYSIYLHDTPSKSLFGETARAFSHGCIRVSEPEKLALHVLKSVPEWNEEKLNAVWKTQNEKWITVRPSLPVYIVYFTTWVDNTGQLNFRRDLYGLDSALAKEVFGEQ